Sequence from the Paramisgurnus dabryanus chromosome 3, PD_genome_1.1, whole genome shotgun sequence genome:
CTCCTTCCCCCCCAGCAACAGCCTTATGGTTGGCTGGAAGAAGTGATCCATCGTCAAGGAGGAATGATAGGTCATGTGTTGCCTGCTGGTAGGGACATGATTGGTTTTGTTGTGGTAGGGAACAAGAAGACTCTTTGTCCAGAACTTGGGTTGTTGTGGCAGTCTGGTTTTTGGTCCCACAATCTATGCTACAGTTATAACTGTCCTCCTTGGAACTTGCCAAAAGACTGGAGAGGCAGCCAATCAGAAGGGAGAAGTACAAGAAATTAAGTCTGGAAGAGGACACTTGCTCGAGAGGATGCAACCAACCAGCAAGTAAAGTCCTGTACTTATCCGATTGCGCATCATCGGCATCAGTAGCTTGACTGTTACGGCCAATTAGATCAAGAGCTGCAGCCAGCCCTCCGTTATCCAAGAGCAGTTTCTTTAGAAGAACTCTGTTGCTGCAGTCAGAAGATAACCAAGTTACACATCACAAATATTAGGCCTTGAAAAGGAAAGGTTTAAAAGTCAGACAACAAAGCCTACCTGATGATTAGTGGCAGAGAGAGGACACAAAACAACCTGTCTGATTCGGAGCCTGACAGCATGATATGGGTAAGAACTCCAGAGCCAAAGCCAGACTCGCTCTGGACCCTTAGATTACAGAGCAAACTCAAACCTATGGAGACAGAAAACATGTTAGCTTTGCATAAACAGATTTAGGGGAAGAACCAAAATTGAAAATTTCGTCAGTATCAAAACttgaaaagtaataaaatattaggAGTTTGAAATGTcattagggtgagtaaattattttcaattatttatgcatttggcattgTATTGAACCCATGCCATGacctaccagttgagctacaggaactaGTGTTGTGTGATATGCCACATAGTGAGAACGTCCTGCATATTATTTGCATTAATGTTgtatattaatatcacataacATACCTAGTTGTGTAATTTTGGcttttattttttctgactgCCTGGATGTTCCTTTGTCATCTCCGATCTCTTCTCCTCTAACACACAGTCTTTGTCTGATCAGAGCCACAGCTCCTGTTCTCACCAGAGCCTGCAAACAGTTTGGGTTACAGCTGAGCCTGCCAAGCATCCGAAAGCATCGCCCACTGGGGTCACGGTGCTGGGTGAGGTAGTACAGCAGCCCAGAGAAAACGTTTGTATTGATGAGTGATGTGCTAGGGTCTGAAGCATGGGAGAAGCGTGAGAGGAGCAAAAGAAGGGGGGATTCTGGGGCCCAAGGCTCAGGGTGATATGGGTGATGGTATACTGGTGTTTTGGACATCACTGGGAGGTTGTCCAAAGCGACGAGGCTACAGCGTGAAGATGTGGAGGAGGTTGAAGACGCACAAAATCTCTTTCTGGGGGGTGAGGAGATCTGGATGGGAGATGAGGGGGTGATGGAAGGCTTTACCGTTGTTTGCTCAGGCTGAGAGGTGGAGGAACAGGAGGAGTGTGGAGAGGATGGTGACCCCGGTATGTTTCTCATGGTTTGAGGAGATACAGGAGCGGAGAAAGAGGGTGAAGAGAGGCGGATGCGTTTTGAACGGGTGGGGGGAGACAAGTGTGGCTGACGTGAGGTCTGCGGTTCGGAGAGCTCAGAACCAGGGGTAGAGGGTGAAGGTGAGAGGGTAGATTGAGGGCTGCCCCAAAAAACATCAGTTCCACTGGGCGATTCAGTCAGCTCTCCTTCAGAGGAAATCAGACCTTCAGATACCAGCCAAGACCTGGGTGGAAAGGAAGCGgagatatttatttatatttatatataaaaaaaatgatgaatatAATACACATAAATATACAATTGTTTCAATCAAATAAAGCATTATTAGTTATATCATACTACTAAAATAAGCACCAGGGTGTGAGCTCAGTTGAAATGCCAAGTATGAATTTATGGTCTGGCCAAGTAGTAAAGGTATCTGATATTTATTGCATCCAAGACTTTATATTGTCTGTTTTAGTAAAACATTGACTGATGGCTAACCTGAGGCTGAGGAAGCTGGAGGATCCCGACGTCTGGTCTTTGCTCACATCTTCTCTCTTGTTCCCTTCAAGGGGAGAAAAGTCAAGCGACTCAAAACATGAGGCCATCAGTTCAGAGCAAGGAGAATTAAAAGACAAGCTTGGATCTATCTTTCCTGCAGATAGTTCATCTTCTTTAGAAAGCTCCACCAACCGCTTGATCAGCTGTGGCACCAACCCAAGCTCCTGAAGCTGTTCAAGGGCTGATTCATCATAGACAAAGTCAACGCAAGCCAAAACGGCGAATCGCGTGAGCGGATGGTTTTGATGGGCAGATAAAAATGCAATGAGCACCTCCAGTCCCCCACTCTCCTTTACTTTAGCCCTGTTCACAGCCTCTCGGCAGCACAGACACAAGGCCTTGAAAAACACACTCGACTTAAGAAGATCCTTTTTGACTTCCTCTGCAAATTTTTGAATGACTCCCAGTGAACCGATCAGTGGCCTCAGGCAGCCTTGAGAGCACAAGTTAGCCAGAGTCTTCAAAGCTAAATCTTCCAAAGGCTGAGCGCCATCTCCTGAAGCAAGAACTCCCAGCTGAGCCAACGCTCCAGACCTGGACATCTCCCTGGCACACTCAGCACTGCAACCTCTGGTTAGCTCATGAAGGGCACGAAGAGAAGCCCGCTGCAGAACTAATGGATACTCTGGAGCAATAAATGGAGCAAGAGCCATCAGAGCTCCTTGTGAAAGCAGGAGGAGTCGGTTTGCAGGTGTGTCTGAAAGGTAGACAAGTGCTCGCGCAGCTGACTGAGCACATTCCAGTTTAGGAGCGCAGAGCTCAGGTGTTGGAGTCAGGGAAGAGGGCGAGGATGGTGGTGGAGATAGAGATAAGCAGAGGAGAAGAAGTGGAACACCTCCTAAGAGATGGAGACAACATAATATTTTAACAGCTCAGTTATTCACCATATGATGCTGAAAATGCGTACTATTCAACACTGCAACTTTGTTATTTGTAATTTGCAAGTACATTTGATAGGGgaaacaacattttttaaaagatatttaaCTCTTAATTAACTATTGATGCAAGAAATGAGGGACTTACCTGCAGAATGGACCTCAGCTGAACCCTCGGGGTCCATGGCAAGATTTCCCAAAGCTCTTGCGGCTCGATTTTGCACAGTGTCCACAGAGACATTCCTCTTGAGAACATCCACTAGAAAAATTACAGATTATCATTGCTTGActacaaaatattataaaaacagcatgttctATGTAGAAGATTTAGTGATTTCCTAAGAAGCCTTCAGTGACTTACCAACAACAGATATACCATCAAGCATCCTTACCTAGgagtaaagaaagaaaaacttaATTCATAGAAATTCACAAGAAAACAACTTGAAATTAATTGAATGAAATGATTGTTCATCCTTTAAAGCTTTTTATAAACCTCTTGCTTACTTGTAGTCTTGTCCCTTTCTCAGTACAGCAATTGGCCAGGATGCTAAGTGCCAAGTCCAGAAACTTTCTGGAGCTTTCAGGACGTTTGAGGAGATCCAGCAAAGGCGGCAGCCCTCCTCGCGCTTGGTACCACGCTATCTTGCGGCCACCTCCTTTGATGTGCTGGGTCCGAATGGCCACCAGTGCCCTCCACTGTCCAACTCGAAGTCTCTTGTCTGCATCTCTGGCTTTTTCCCCTCCAGTGATCTGCTTATTGCCGGCTTCTGTCAGTCCACTGTCTGCTAATGAGCTTGCTTTTGACAACTGGGTCAAACACCAGGTAAGAGAGGATTCGGGGCAAGACGAGCCCTCTTTGGTGCTGGTTGAtacttttgaactttttttaaagtcttCTTCTAAACGTGCAGACATGGTGAATCTGCAGAACCACCTCCACCCCACCACCCCTCCCCTGTAACTTAATTATCTAACTTAATTCTGTAAAACGCATCAGTGACTTGCAATAACAAATGCCTGTTATTTGTTCAAATAcagatttttaaattaaagaaaaatatttttgaaccAACACATGCTTTTCCTATGACTGACACAATTCATCCGACagaaaaataaaactaaattgaCCAATCAAATCTAGCGCAACAACCGAGCAATGGCTTCTGGGAAATCGAGTCTTTTAACAGTGCGACATATTTCATTAAGGCCTACATCATGATGTAAGCCGCTAAAATAAGTCATTGACAACGCTGCCTGAGCTGATAGTAATCTATTTTGgtgtatttttgtgttttgatgAAGAATGTGAAGGCTTTGTTAACCTTGCATCTTACTCACGTCGATTTTCCTATGCGCTAAAAAGCGCTATCGCCTCAGATTTGCACGGGCGCCATCTTTAGCAAAGCAACAAACAGAAGGGCTTGTCAGAGAGGGAGGGGCATACGCAGAATCGCTCTCTTTAAAGCatatgggagttgtagtttatCGATACGTTTCTCTCTTTACTGGGGAAAGCTTAATCCTACAAAACTAGATCTTTTCGTTATATGCTTATccatataattataaatatatatatttacacacCCTTAAGAAAGAAAATAGGCAACACGACGTAATTTTTTAATCACGCGCATCAATCGCTTACTAAATATGGAATACATTTCCCACAATCCCCCGTCCCACGACATGTTCACTTCCGGGAAAACAGCAGCCTTTTCAGCGCTGGATCTGGTGCAAAAACAAGGTCGTTGTTATTATCATCGCTGTTGTCCACTTTAGAAAAGAAGTCATCGCTAGAGTTGTTAAAAtccacgattaatcgcaataaCAGCAAATAACATACATACATCAAGGTGCATAAATTCAGTATGGACGTTATTGAAACCATTGTCACAGAAAGCATTGATGTGGAGGAATCAACAACTACAATTTCGACTTTGGAGACTGAAAAGTCAAAAACAGGTGAGATATGAGTCCGATGAGCTTAAGTTAATTGATAGATTGGCCGTCCTAtggtaatattttttattacttaAGAGAAGTGCAgacctttattttgtttttattgggGTTGATTTTAAGTAAGGTACATTTCGCAGTTAAGAGTATTCAGACTTTCTTAATATGTTAgtaattatttataaaattaaattaaaatttaaagtaATTTGAAATTTATTCAAACTTTCATAAATAACATTGCATTACACATGTCCAGAAAACTAATAAACTCAAAACATTTtgcattgttttgttttcatgtaGAGTTTGTGTGGACACTACAAGCAACATGGCATCTAGTCCATGTTCGCCTGGACATGGACCAAGAGTTTGACCAGCCTGTGTGCAAAAAGAAGAAGCTGTGGGAGACTGTGGCTGACAGAGTTACTGCAAAGTTAAGAGCTGATGGCTGCACAGATGTTCCAGTCAAAGCCTTCGAATGCGATCTGAAATGGAGGAACATGCTAGCAACATACCGCAAAAATGCTGAACGAGCCAAAAGACTGGGTACCAATAGCGTACACTGGGAGTTCTTCAAGGAGATGCACGAAGTGCTGGGCAGAAGCTATGAAGAAATGGAGGCGCAACGGAAAGCAAAGCTTAACGACACTAAGCTTGGCAGGGCAATAGCCAGTAAACGATTCACCCCAATCCTACCCACACCCACTGCAGCCACAGCTACACAAGTAACCAACACCAAGCCCCCTAATGATTTACTGCAGTTGTACCTGGAGCTGCAGGAGAGGAAACTGAACATGTGGGCTCAGCAAAAAGCTCTAGAAGAGAGGAAGATTGAGGCCATCAATAATTTGGCACGTGCAATTACTTGTCTGTGCCAGGACAATACCTTGAAAATGGCCAAAGAATATGTCGAGTCAGAAATCACTGTTCCTGAGAATAAGAATTAGAATATAGGAGTGTATTTAGAGAGAAGACATATCATGTTAAATCCCCCTATGAGTCAAATCTTATAACTTAATAATGCTTCATTGATACTGCAGTTTTTCTTTCTTCCATTAATCACAAAATATTGGGTAACATTGCTGTGCAGTTTAACTTGTCTCATTCATGTACCGAATAAAAACCAAGCTGTACATGGTTTTTTtggtgttttaataaaaaacaaaccaaTACAAAATGTGTTCATCAGATGTTGTTTACCTGCAACTTTTCTTCATTTTATACCACTTACACTCAATCCATGTATTTCAGAAACTTTGCAACATTAGTCATACAATGGTTTTGATATGCTATACATTAACTTTGTACATTAAAGCTTACAATTATTTCAAAAGGTTAATGCGTTTCTGCTTCCAGTGTGCTGTAAAGAAGATTTACTACAGTGTCCCTCATGGCCACCCCGGCCGCATCATCTGTTACCTCCTCCGTTACATCTTCTTTTGTGGTTTGCGCTATCAGTCCCTTTGTCACATCCCCCATGTCcagaaaaacattgtttaataTACAAGCAGTCAAAACCACAACTTTCGCCCTATCATAGTTCCCCATATCCAAATATCGCAATTTCTGGAATCGCTGTTTTAGGTCGGCTAACGCCTGCTCAAAACGGCCCAAATGGATCCCCACAGATCTGTTGTAAAGGTTTTCCTGAGGGCTTCGTCCTGCAGAGAAAGGAGTAAGTATTTGACCCGTGAGTGGGTATCCAACATCGGCTATCAGGCAGGTCCCTGGAGGCACCATCTCAGGATTTTGCTGGAGCATTTCAAGTAATGCACGCCCTCTGTCTTTTTCTGAGCCTTTGCTGATGTGGCAGTAAATAAAGCGGCCGTCACCATTGATGACCAGTTCCAAGTTCAGCCATGAATCTGGATCTAGGTCATTCTTAAGTCTCTTTGCTTCAGAAGGGTCGCTCTCACACTCCGGCTTGCCGGTGGGTAGGCGAATGGGTATGCTTGTGTCGCCCAGTACCCCAAGCACTTTAGGAAGACCTCTCTCTTCCAAGCCTTCGTTGTGACCCAGCCAACTGGAGAAAGGAAGCAGATGTACTTCCCCCTGTCctgcaagaaaaaaaattgaatggCGTTAAGAGCTATTGTatgattttaaacaaaaagtaaacatAGATTCATACCTGTTGGCCATTTGATGAGCTGATCCTGTAATGCAATCACTCTGTCACAGAAAGAAAAGAAGATCCTGTGAATATTTCCTTTTTCCAGATGGAAATTTGCAGACACATTGCGATAGCTGATGCGTTTGTATAGGAGGGTGAGCGACAGGAGGACAGTGTGAGACAAGGACAACCGAGCTCTACCGGACAATCGGGTTTTGCTGTGGTTTGAACTGGACCTTTGCAGAAGATTAGTTATATGCTGAAAGAAAttaagaaatatattttaattaaaaagtaACCCAAAATTACTACATTTTATGTAAAGTTTAGGAGAAGAAATCTTACTTGTACTGCTGGGTTTGCCTCTGCGGCTTCTGCAGCCTGTGCACGGTGCTCAGACTCGTAAGCCGAGGTACCCTTCTCGGGCGGCTGTTGTAATGGCTTTAAATCTTCCTGTTGGGACTCTTGCGTGACAACAGAAGAGGACTGAGCCTGAGCCATAAGGTCAGCCTCTATCATTTCTTCAACTGCCCGATCCAGACGTTGATCAAGCTCCCAATGAGATAGCGGCTCCCATTCAGACTGAATGAGATCCATGATCGCCCGTCCCGCCGACGCCACGCACTGATCACGCACCTCCATCTCTGCAGATATAATTGTAAACTGTACTGATGTAGTAGAAACTGATGGTTTCAGCCAAATGTAGCAAAACAGATTTGTCTCTCTGGAAAAATTTTAAATGACGTGTTTCTGCGTAGATTTAGAAAACTTGAATATGGAAACTGCCGCAATAGTGCATGAAAAATCCACCACACATTTAAGTAAACTGAGAGCAGATTTGTTAAAACAAGTGATATAAGGATAATGTCTCATAAGCTCAAACTGATATCGGTGAGTTTGAAGTTTCGCATATTCTTCTTCTATTCTATTTTACCGTGTTTGGCAAAACAACTACAATACAGTTTTGCCACCTACTGGTATGGAGTATGAAACGACGAAgcggaaaatataaataaacaaaataaataaacaaaagtcAGTTGTTAGGTAAAGACGTAAAAGGTTTGTGTTCAAAAAACCCATCTCTTACCTTACCTTGATCTCACAAAGGCAAGCTTATAATAGTGGTTCATAATCTGAGCAGCAGTCAGTTTTCTGTATC
This genomic interval carries:
- the armc5 gene encoding armadillo repeat-containing protein 5, with amino-acid sequence MSARLEEDFKKSSKVSTSTKEGSSCPESSLTWCLTQLSKASSLADSGLTEAGNKQITGGEKARDADKRLRVGQWRALVAIRTQHIKGGGRKIAWYQARGGLPPLLDLLKRPESSRKFLDLALSILANCCTEKGTRLQVRMLDGISVVVDVLKRNVSVDTVQNRAARALGNLAMDPEGSAEVHSAGGVPLLLLCLSLSPPPSSPSSLTPTPELCAPKLECAQSAARALVYLSDTPANRLLLLSQGALMALAPFIAPEYPLVLQRASLRALHELTRGCSAECAREMSRSGALAQLGVLASGDGAQPLEDLALKTLANLCSQGCLRPLIGSLGVIQKFAEEVKKDLLKSSVFFKALCLCCREAVNRAKVKESGGLEVLIAFLSAHQNHPLTRFAVLACVDFVYDESALEQLQELGLVPQLIKRLVELSKEDELSAGKIDPSLSFNSPCSELMASCFESLDFSPLEGNKREDVSKDQTSGSSSFLSLRSWLVSEGLISSEGELTESPSGTDVFWGSPQSTLSPSPSTPGSELSEPQTSRQPHLSPPTRSKRIRLSSPSFSAPVSPQTMRNIPGSPSSPHSSCSSTSQPEQTTVKPSITPSSPIQISSPPRKRFCASSTSSTSSRCSLVALDNLPVMSKTPVYHHPYHPEPWAPESPLLLLLSRFSHASDPSTSLINTNVFSGLLYYLTQHRDPSGRCFRMLGRLSCNPNCLQALVRTGAVALIRQRLCVRGEEIGDDKGTSRQSEKIKAKITQLGLSLLCNLRVQSESGFGSGVLTHIMLSGSESDRLFCVLSLPLIISNRVLLKKLLLDNGGLAAALDLIGRNSQATDADDAQSDKYRTLLAGWLHPLEQVSSSRLNFLYFSLLIGCLSSLLASSKEDSYNCSIDCGTKNQTATTTQVLDKESSCSLPQQNQSCPYQQATHDLSFLLDDGSLLPANHKAVAGGEGGAKEVGSEYFTALLMGGFGESQIPKGEAIPIKDVNSGMLLPVLHYLHGCRLTDGNEDHSTNKSRLDAGCPVLGSLVSVGLVRQEDDMDSSFQTTPLANMMIGASRFLVPGLQMAAEDLCVSRLCSAVSSVLRGRTTSCCSDDIAMNSRTDEDLSCKDPTHPVPERSPQLSKMKMSDIQPTGIKSLSKRCKQTKQVHNTVVSSLDNDSDGAWLKSLLPQVYWFSQRYSYTRLGQACLSLLLRPHPAALHPSLSAACLMRLAQEADCTEGLRRDILNLVKTALS
- the LOC135760243 gene encoding uncharacterized protein, with amino-acid sequence MEVRDQCVASAGRAIMDLIQSEWEPLSHWELDQRLDRAVEEMIEADLMAQAQSSSVVTQESQQEDLKPLQQPPEKGTSAYESEHRAQAAEAAEANPAVQHITNLLQRSSSNHSKTRLSGRARLSLSHTVLLSLTLLYKRISYRNVSANFHLEKGNIHRIFFSFCDRVIALQDQLIKWPTGQGEVHLLPFSSWLGHNEGLEERGLPKVLGVLGDTSIPIRLPTGKPECESDPSEAKRLKNDLDPDSWLNLELVINGDGRFIYCHISKGSEKDRGRALLEMLQQNPEMVPPGTCLIADVGYPLTGQILTPFSAGRSPQENLYNRSVGIHLGRFEQALADLKQRFQKLRYLDMGNYDRAKVVVLTACILNNVFLDMGDVTKGLIAQTTKEDVTEEVTDDAAGVAMRDTVVNLLYSTLEAETH
- the LOC135760244 gene encoding uncharacterized protein; the encoded protein is MDVIETIVTESIDVEESTTTISTLETEKSKTEFVWTLQATWHLVHVRLDMDQEFDQPVCKKKKLWETVADRVTAKLRADGCTDVPVKAFECDLKWRNMLATYRKNAERAKRLGTNSVHWEFFKEMHEVLGRSYEEMEAQRKAKLNDTKLGRAIASKRFTPILPTPTAATATQVTNTKPPNDLLQLYLELQERKLNMWAQQKALEERKIEAINNLARAITCLCQDNTLKMAKEYVESEITVPENKN